One Syngnathus acus chromosome 13, fSynAcu1.2, whole genome shotgun sequence genomic window carries:
- the ywhag2 gene encoding 14-3-3 protein gamma-1 isoform X2, producing the protein MVDREQLVQKARLAEQAERYDDMAAAMKSVTELNEALSNEERNLLSVAYKNVVGARRSSWRVISSIEQKTSADGNEKKIEMVRVYREKIEKELEAVCQDVLRLLDDFLVKNCGDAQHESKVFYLKMKGDYFRYLAEVAAGDKRAAVVESSEKAYDQAHQISKEHMQPTHPIRLGLALNYSVFYYEIQNAPERACQLAKTAFDDAIAELDTLNEDSYKDSTLIMQLLRDNLTLWTSDQQDDEGGEGNN; encoded by the exons ATGGTCGACCGCGAGCAGCTGGTGCAGAAAGCCAGGCTGGCCGAGCAGGCTGAGCGGTATGACGACATGGCGGCCGCCATGAAATCG GTCACGGAGCTGAACGAGGCGCTGTCCAACGAAGAGCGCAACCTGCTGTCGGTGGCCTACAAGAACGTGGTGGGCGCCCGGCGCTCGTCCTGGCGCGTCATCTCCAGCATCGAGCAGAAGACGTCGGCCGACGGCAACGAGAAGAAGATCGAGATGGTGCGCGTCTACCGCGAGAAGATCGAGAAGGAGTTGGAGGCCGTGTGCCAGGACGTGCTCCGCCTGCTGGACGACTTCCTGGTCAAGAACTGCGGCGACGCGCAGCACGAGAGCAAAGTCTTCTACCTGAAGATGAAGGGCGACTACTTCCGCTACCTGGCCGAAGTGGCGGCGGGCGACAAGCGCGCCGCCGTGGTGGAGTCGTCGGAGAAGGCCTACGACCAGGCGCACCAGATCAGCAAGGAGCACATGCAGCCCACGCACCCCATCCGCCTGGGCCTGGCCCTCAACTACTCCGTCTTCTACTACGAGATCCAGAACGCGCCCGAGCGGGCCTGCCAGCTGGCCAAGACGGCCTTCGACGACGCCATCGCCGAGCTGGACACCCTCAACGAGGACTCCTACAAAGACTCCACCCTCATCATGCAGCTGCTGCGCGACAACTTGACTCTGTGGACCAGCGACCAGCAGGACGACGAGGGCGGCGAGGGCAACAACTAA
- the ywhag2 gene encoding 14-3-3 protein gamma-1 isoform X1 → MKASGQVGHLWHSGGLTNDDAFQTKKKRKKSILERPKVTELNEALSNEERNLLSVAYKNVVGARRSSWRVISSIEQKTSADGNEKKIEMVRVYREKIEKELEAVCQDVLRLLDDFLVKNCGDAQHESKVFYLKMKGDYFRYLAEVAAGDKRAAVVESSEKAYDQAHQISKEHMQPTHPIRLGLALNYSVFYYEIQNAPERACQLAKTAFDDAIAELDTLNEDSYKDSTLIMQLLRDNLTLWTSDQQDDEGGEGNN, encoded by the exons ATGAAAGCCAGCGGCCAGGTGGGCCATCTGTGGCACTCTGGTGGCTTAACAAATGATGAcgcttttcaaacaaaaaagaagcgcAAGAAGTCCATTTTAGAACGGCCAAAG GTCACGGAGCTGAACGAGGCGCTGTCCAACGAAGAGCGCAACCTGCTGTCGGTGGCCTACAAGAACGTGGTGGGCGCCCGGCGCTCGTCCTGGCGCGTCATCTCCAGCATCGAGCAGAAGACGTCGGCCGACGGCAACGAGAAGAAGATCGAGATGGTGCGCGTCTACCGCGAGAAGATCGAGAAGGAGTTGGAGGCCGTGTGCCAGGACGTGCTCCGCCTGCTGGACGACTTCCTGGTCAAGAACTGCGGCGACGCGCAGCACGAGAGCAAAGTCTTCTACCTGAAGATGAAGGGCGACTACTTCCGCTACCTGGCCGAAGTGGCGGCGGGCGACAAGCGCGCCGCCGTGGTGGAGTCGTCGGAGAAGGCCTACGACCAGGCGCACCAGATCAGCAAGGAGCACATGCAGCCCACGCACCCCATCCGCCTGGGCCTGGCCCTCAACTACTCCGTCTTCTACTACGAGATCCAGAACGCGCCCGAGCGGGCCTGCCAGCTGGCCAAGACGGCCTTCGACGACGCCATCGCCGAGCTGGACACCCTCAACGAGGACTCCTACAAAGACTCCACCCTCATCATGCAGCTGCTGCGCGACAACTTGACTCTGTGGACCAGCGACCAGCAGGACGACGAGGGCGGCGAGGGCAACAACTAA
- the ywhag2 gene encoding 14-3-3 protein gamma-1 isoform X3: MKASGQVTELNEALSNEERNLLSVAYKNVVGARRSSWRVISSIEQKTSADGNEKKIEMVRVYREKIEKELEAVCQDVLRLLDDFLVKNCGDAQHESKVFYLKMKGDYFRYLAEVAAGDKRAAVVESSEKAYDQAHQISKEHMQPTHPIRLGLALNYSVFYYEIQNAPERACQLAKTAFDDAIAELDTLNEDSYKDSTLIMQLLRDNLTLWTSDQQDDEGGEGNN, encoded by the exons ATGAAAGCCAGCGGCCAG GTCACGGAGCTGAACGAGGCGCTGTCCAACGAAGAGCGCAACCTGCTGTCGGTGGCCTACAAGAACGTGGTGGGCGCCCGGCGCTCGTCCTGGCGCGTCATCTCCAGCATCGAGCAGAAGACGTCGGCCGACGGCAACGAGAAGAAGATCGAGATGGTGCGCGTCTACCGCGAGAAGATCGAGAAGGAGTTGGAGGCCGTGTGCCAGGACGTGCTCCGCCTGCTGGACGACTTCCTGGTCAAGAACTGCGGCGACGCGCAGCACGAGAGCAAAGTCTTCTACCTGAAGATGAAGGGCGACTACTTCCGCTACCTGGCCGAAGTGGCGGCGGGCGACAAGCGCGCCGCCGTGGTGGAGTCGTCGGAGAAGGCCTACGACCAGGCGCACCAGATCAGCAAGGAGCACATGCAGCCCACGCACCCCATCCGCCTGGGCCTGGCCCTCAACTACTCCGTCTTCTACTACGAGATCCAGAACGCGCCCGAGCGGGCCTGCCAGCTGGCCAAGACGGCCTTCGACGACGCCATCGCCGAGCTGGACACCCTCAACGAGGACTCCTACAAAGACTCCACCCTCATCATGCAGCTGCTGCGCGACAACTTGACTCTGTGGACCAGCGACCAGCAGGACGACGAGGGCGGCGAGGGCAACAACTAA
- the si:ch211-105f12.2 gene encoding RIMS-binding protein 2-like: MDYGVELDVLIYPDEVRAATPEDLRQWELETASQRSAPPAEPRLFVALYPYNPAAMSPNPDTAAEELPFVPGQIIKVFGDKDSDGFYRGESGGLWGYVAGNLVAEVPVDDRYLKHLLMRQGFMPVDQTGMSLSPDLTDASAVAEDALVRRMVALFDYDPWESSPNADSEAELGFRSGDIIYVLGDMDPDGFYYGDLQGRRGLVPSNFLQPLPWD; the protein is encoded by the exons ATGGACTACGGAGTGGAGCTGGACGTGCTCATCTACCCCGACGAGGTGCGGGCGGCCACCCCCGAGGACCTCCGCCAGTGGGAGCTGGAGACGGCCAGCCAGAGGTCGGCGCCGCCCGCCGAGCCCCGACTCTTTGTGGCGCTCTACCCGTACAACCCCGCCGCCATGTCGCCCAACCCGGACACGGCGGCCGAGGAGCTGCCCTTTGTGCCTGGCCAGATCATCAAG GTGTTTGGAGACAAGGACTCGGACGGCTTCTATCGCGGCGAATCGGGCGGCCTATGGGGTTACGTCGCCGGCAACCTGGTGGCCGAAGTCCCCGTGGATGACCGCTACCTCAAACATTTGCTCATGCGCCAGGGCTTCATGCCTGTGGACCAAACAG GAATGTCTTTGAGTCCCGACCTGACGGACGCTTCGGCTGTGGCAGAAGATGCGCTGGTACGTCGCATGGTGGCCCTTTTCGACTACGACCCGTGGGAAAGTTCGCCCAACGCCGACAGCGAA GCCGAACTGGGCTTCCGTTCGGGCGATATCATCTACGTGCTGGGCGACATGGATCCCGACGGCTTCTACTAC GGCGACCTGCAAGGACGGCGAGGTTTGGTGCCGTCCAACTTTCTGCAGCCGCTGCCGTGGGATTAG
- the tlcd1 gene encoding TLC domain-containing protein 1 — translation MEALVAVLKRHTGASVVVFAVLFRVVYVLLEKIPPPKVVLRDEFRTWKWRNLSVSMVHSILTGTWAVSSVLLWPETLRDLHAYHTPPSYLLICISTGYFIQDTADIILTGHAREGWEFLIHHTLVIWCFLYTLYTHLYVAAAVLTLFVEANSVTLHLRLLLKLAGATSAPVYSVNKVLNVLTFVVARLATQFYLTWYIGSNYSRLDNSAFFLTTLMIMNVMMLVYFWRLIRSDFLQQGVASGHPVGNGTRASKSFLAN, via the exons ATGGAGGCCCTGGTGGCGGTGCTCAAGAGGCACACGGGAGCCTCGGTGGTGGTCTTCGCCGTCCTCTTCAGGGTGGTCTACGTGCTCTTGGAGAAGATTCCCCCCCCGAAGGTGGTGCTCCGCGACGAGTTCCGAACGTGGAAGTGGAGAAACCTCTCCGTGTCCATGGTGCACTCGATCCTCACCGGGACGTGGGCTGTCTCCAG TGTGTTGCTGTGGCCCGAGACGCTGCGCGACCTCCACGCGTACCACACGCCGCCTTCCTACCTGCTGATCTGCATTTCTACAG GGTACTTCATTCAGGACACAGCCGACATCATCCTGACGGGACACGCCAGAGAAGGCTGGGAATTTCTCATCCACCACACGCTT GTGATCTGGTGCTTCTTGTACACGCTGTACACGCACCTGTACGTGGCGGCCGCGGTGCTGACGCTCTTCGTGGAGGCGAACAGCGTGACGCTCCACCTGCGGCTTCTCCTGAAGCTGGCGGGCGCCACCTCGGCGCCCGTCTACAGCGTCAACAAGGTGCTCAACGTGTTGACCTTTGTGGTGGCCCGCCTGGCCACGCAGTTCTACCTCACCTGGTACATCGGCTCCAACTACTCCAGGCTGGACAACTCCGCCTTCTTCCTCACAACTCTGATGATTATGAACGTCATGATGCTGGTCTACTTCTGGCGCCTGATCCGCTCCGACTTCCTCCAGCAGGGCGTCGCCAGCGGTCACCCGGTCGGCAACGGCACGCGTGCCTCCAAGAGCTTCCTCGCCAATTGA
- the proca1 gene encoding protein PROCA1: MWWVVLVALSYLDRELALGSGVGPPSRGRLSEECGGGPRGSRPFTPRMDDEPERRGSAVTRRAKRGFTYPGTLWCGAGNMADRYDQLGEFEETDSCCRTHDHCPHVIHAFSSKYGYTNFKWHSICHCDCDQALKACLHRVNDTSSWVMGQAFFNVIAAPCFQLLYEERCAERHWYGPCKRYEKLPVAVVKEAVPYEYGAADIGSPERKTDHEKEESATPAAPSGAEAPSLHAVENFTEALATIVSSTSAAQTSHNKRKKKKDRGQKTKKAMGQRSKHKKGATATVPLTKSINDVITGEAAPETAQLRPTGRPSAQPPKKRRARTGRGGLKVALASPEQAPRLAGYDLTAGLTSHPKGEEIPQPPVHLKSPARPASKKRLTRKEEVVVTWPKEPVQPTVADGHNQHQRPGEKIFASSSSAMAASQPGEQNPPGAPDHWQDRRDNEDGKKRRKVRPDSGAGSTGAQRAQSSDGPSGARGQRNQSAKAASQSATSLTSAEPSRSFAPTSRLGRKATPGGPALPAEESVAKRRAGGASGDLRSSAVLRSVERARRQFARKKKRKAARTVRPPWFARP, translated from the exons ATGTGGTGGGTGGTCCTGGTGGCTCTGTCTTACCTGGACAGGGAGCTGGCGCTCGGCTCCGGGGTGGGCCCGCCGTCCCGAGGGAGGCTGTCCGAGGAGTGCGGCGGCGGCCCGCGGGGCTCCCGGCCTTTTACGCCGCGCATGGACGACGAGCCCGAGAGGAGGGGCTCCGCGGTGACCAGGAGAGCCAAAAGAGGCTTCACGTATCCCGGGACCCTTTGGTGCGGCGCCGGAAACATGGCAGACCGTTACGACCAACTAG GGGAATTTGAGGAGACGGACAGCTGCTGTCGCACACACGACCACTGCCCCCACGTCATCCACGCCTTCTCCTCCAAATACGGATACACCAACTTCAAGTGGCACTCCATCTGTCACTGCGACTGCGACCAGGC GTTGAAGGCTTGCCTGCACCGAGTCAACGACACGTCCTCCTGGGTGATGGGGCAGGCCTTCTTCAACGTCATCGCCGCGCCGTGCTTCCAGCTGCTCTACGAGGAGCGCTGCGCCGAGCGCCACTGGTACGGACC GTGCAAACGCTACGAGAAGCTGCCCGTCGCCGTGGTCAAGGAGGCCGTCCCGTACGAATACGGCGCCGCCGACATCGGTTCTCCTGAGAGGAAGACTGACCACGAGAAGGAGGAGAGCGCCACGCCGGCCGCCCCGTCGGGCGCCGAGGCACCGTCGCTCCACGCCGTGGAGAACTTTACCGAGGCGCTCGCCACCATTGTTTCTTCCACATCTGCCGCGCAAACTTCACACAataagaggaagaaaaagaaagacagaggcCAGAAGACGAAAAAGGCAATGGGGCAGAGAAGCAAGCACAAAAAAGGAGCCACAGCGACAGTTCCTTTGACTAAGTCCATCAATGATGTCATAACGGGCGAAGCGGCGCCGGAGACCGCCCAGCTGCGGCCGACGGGGCGACCGAGCGCTCAGCCGCCCAAAAAACGGAGAGCGAGAACGGGCAGGGGAGGGCTCAAAGTCGCCCTGGCTTCCCCTGAGCAGGCGCCGCGACTCGCCGGCTACGACCTCACCGCTGGCCTCACGTCGCACCCCAAAGGTGAGGAGATCCCGCAACCTCCGGTCCACCTGAAGTCTCCTGCCAGGCCTGCGTCCAAAAAAAGGCTAACGAGGAAGGAGGAAGTCGTCGTGACTTGGCCAAAGGAGCCGGTCCAGCCTACGGTGGCCGACGGCCACAATCAGCATCAACGCCCCGGTGAGAAGATCTTTGCATCTTCGAGTAGCGCGATGGCAGCGTCGCAGCCTGGAGAACAGAACCCACCGGGAGCTCCCGACCACTGGCAAGACAGAAGAGACAATGAGGACGGCAAGAAAAGGAGGAAAGTACGGCCGGATTCAGGGGCCGGAAGCACCGGAGCCCAACGTGCGCAAAGTTCGGACGGCCCATCCGGAGCACGCGGCCAGCGCAACCAAAGCGCAAAAGCGGCTTCTCAAAGCGCAACGAGCCTCACGAGCGCCGAGCCGTCCCGTAGCTTTGCTCCGACGAGCCGGCTCGGGAGGAAGGCTACGCCCGGCGGCCCGGCGTTGCCCGCCGAGGAGAGCGTGGCAAAGCGGAGGGCCGGGGGGGCGTCCGGCGACCTTCGCAGCAGCGCCGTGCTGCGCTCCGTGGAGAGAGCCCGACGGCAGTTTGCCcgcaagaagaaaagaaaagccgCTCGGACTGTCAGACCTCCGTGGTTTGCGAGACCTTGA
- the zgc:174895 gene encoding adenine phosphoribosyltransferase: MDVWAPPPADGASKAKGWYLALMAPNSKGPAFAWLDPSRLYCNSQALADCVKDLLAPFRDDAIDLVAGIDAMGFILGASVASTLGKGFLAVRKAGHLCVSSQRQTYSDYTGREKTMEVRDDVIRPGVRVLLVDQWIETGGTMKAAIQLLERLGATVVGVAAVAVENSEGGKWIRDHYKCSHCIPEELQSQIDGQHLDSF; encoded by the exons ATGGACGTGTGGGCGCCACCCCCGGCGGACGGTGCGAGCAAAGCTAAAGGCTGGTATCTGGCCCTGATGGCGCCCAACAGCAAAGGGCCGGCCTTCGCCTGGCTGGACCCGTCCAGACTCTACTGCAACTCGCAG GCTCTGGCGGACTGCGTCAAAGACCTGCTCGCTCCCTTCCGCGACGACGCCATCGACCTGGTGGCCGGCATCGACGCCATGGGATTCATCCTAG GGGCGTCCGTGGCCAGCACGCTGGGCAAAGGCTTCCTGGCGGTGCGCAAAGCGGGACATCTTTGCGTGAGCAGCCAACGGCAGACCTACAGCGACTACACGGGCAGGGAGAAGACCATGGAGGTACGAGACGACGTCATCAGACCGG GCGTGAGGGTGTTGTTGGTGGACCAGTGGATCGAGACCGGAGGAACCATGAAGGCCGCCATCCAGCTGCTGGAGAGGTTGGGTGCCACCGTGGTGG GCGTGGCCGCCGTGGCCGTGGAGAACTCGGAAGGAGGCAAGTGGATTCGAGACCATTACAAATGCTCGCACTGCATCCCTGAGGAACTCCAGAGCCAAATTGATGGGCAACATTTGGACTCCTTCTAA
- the rab34a gene encoding ras-related protein Rab-34a isoform X3 has translation MSTRGPSMSVLPPVRKDRIIPQFPQCFCEDAALQAGRDFNPKVKAACQQQRTGTVGFKIAKVIVVGDLAVGKTCLINRFCKDAFDKNYKATIGVDFEMERFEVLGVPFSLQLWDTAGQERFKCIASTYYRAAQVVIIVFDVTDIASLDHTRQWLEDALRENDPTAVQLFLVGTKKDLSSPAQYSQIERDALQVAREMRAEYWALSSLTGENVKEFFFRVASLAFENNVLAELEKSGTRQIGNIVKIQSAGGQPSKKRKQPACCQ, from the exons ATGTCGACGCGAGGTCCAAGCATGAGCGTCTTACCGCCCGTTCGCAAGGATCGCATCATTCCGCAGTTTCCTCAG TGTTTCTGCGAAGATGCGGCGCTCCAGGCGGGGCGCGACTTTAACCCCAAAGTCAAGGCAGCGTGCCAGCAGCAGCGCACCGGCACGGTCGG GTTTAAAATTGCCAAGGTGATTGTGGTGGGCGACTTGGCGGTGGGCAAAACCTGCCTGATTAACAG GTTTTGCAAGGACGCTTTTGACAAGAACTACAAGGCCACCATCGGCGTGGATTTTGAGATGGAGCGCTTCGAGGTGCTCGGCGTCCCTTTTAGCCTGCAGCT GTGGGATACGGCCGGTCAGGAGAGGTTCAAGTGCATCGCCTCCACCTACTACAGGGCAGCGCAGG TGGTGATTATCGTGTTTGACGTGACCGACATCGCGTCTTTGGATCACACCAG GCAGTGGCTGGAAGACGCCCTGAGAGAGAACGACCCCACGGCAGTTCAACTCTTTCTGGTGGGCACCAAGAAAGACCTGAGC TCTCCGGCTCAGTACTCGCAGATTGAGCGAGACGCCCTCCAGGTGGCGCGGGAGATGCGAGCCGAGTATTGGGCGCTGTCGTCGCTCACAG GGGAGAACGTGAAGGAGTTCTTCTTCCGGGTGGCGTCGCTAGCGTTTGAAAACAACGTCCTGGCCGAGCTGGAGAAGAGCGGGACCAGGCAAATAGGCAACATCGTCA AAATCCAGAGCGCCGGCGGCCAGCCGTCCAAGAAGAGGAAGCAGCCGGCCTGCTGTCAGTGA
- the rab34a gene encoding ras-related protein Rab-34a isoform X1, which yields MGPNQMFFRCFEHLSNKSTGVMSTRGPSMSVLPPVRKDRIIPQFPQCFCEDAALQAGRDFNPKVKAACQQQRTGTVGFKIAKVIVVGDLAVGKTCLINRFCKDAFDKNYKATIGVDFEMERFEVLGVPFSLQLWDTAGQERFKCIASTYYRAAQVVIIVFDVTDIASLDHTRQWLEDALRENDPTAVQLFLVGTKKDLSSPAQYSQIERDALQVAREMRAEYWALSSLTGENVKEFFFRVASLAFENNVLAELEKSGTRQIGNIVKIQSAGGQPSKKRKQPACCQ from the exons atggGACCAAATCAAATGTTCTTTCGCTGCTTTGAGCATCtgtcaaataaatcaacaggCGTGATGTCGACGCGAGGTCCAAGCATGAGCGTCTTACCGCCCGTTCGCAAGGATCGCATCATTCCGCAGTTTCCTCAG TGTTTCTGCGAAGATGCGGCGCTCCAGGCGGGGCGCGACTTTAACCCCAAAGTCAAGGCAGCGTGCCAGCAGCAGCGCACCGGCACGGTCGG GTTTAAAATTGCCAAGGTGATTGTGGTGGGCGACTTGGCGGTGGGCAAAACCTGCCTGATTAACAG GTTTTGCAAGGACGCTTTTGACAAGAACTACAAGGCCACCATCGGCGTGGATTTTGAGATGGAGCGCTTCGAGGTGCTCGGCGTCCCTTTTAGCCTGCAGCT GTGGGATACGGCCGGTCAGGAGAGGTTCAAGTGCATCGCCTCCACCTACTACAGGGCAGCGCAGG TGGTGATTATCGTGTTTGACGTGACCGACATCGCGTCTTTGGATCACACCAG GCAGTGGCTGGAAGACGCCCTGAGAGAGAACGACCCCACGGCAGTTCAACTCTTTCTGGTGGGCACCAAGAAAGACCTGAGC TCTCCGGCTCAGTACTCGCAGATTGAGCGAGACGCCCTCCAGGTGGCGCGGGAGATGCGAGCCGAGTATTGGGCGCTGTCGTCGCTCACAG GGGAGAACGTGAAGGAGTTCTTCTTCCGGGTGGCGTCGCTAGCGTTTGAAAACAACGTCCTGGCCGAGCTGGAGAAGAGCGGGACCAGGCAAATAGGCAACATCGTCA AAATCCAGAGCGCCGGCGGCCAGCCGTCCAAGAAGAGGAAGCAGCCGGCCTGCTGTCAGTGA
- the rab34a gene encoding ras-related protein Rab-34a isoform X2, protein MGPNQMFFRCFEHLSNKSTGVMSTRGPSMSVLPPVRKDRIIPQFPQCFCEDAALQAGRDFNPKVKAACQQQRTGTVGFKIAKVIVVGDLAVGKTCLINRFCKDAFDKNYKATIGVDFEMERFEVLGVPFSLQLWDTAGQERFKCIASTYYRAAQVVIIVFDVTDIASLDHTRQWLEDALRENDPTAVQLFLSPAQYSQIERDALQVAREMRAEYWALSSLTGENVKEFFFRVASLAFENNVLAELEKSGTRQIGNIVKIQSAGGQPSKKRKQPACCQ, encoded by the exons atggGACCAAATCAAATGTTCTTTCGCTGCTTTGAGCATCtgtcaaataaatcaacaggCGTGATGTCGACGCGAGGTCCAAGCATGAGCGTCTTACCGCCCGTTCGCAAGGATCGCATCATTCCGCAGTTTCCTCAG TGTTTCTGCGAAGATGCGGCGCTCCAGGCGGGGCGCGACTTTAACCCCAAAGTCAAGGCAGCGTGCCAGCAGCAGCGCACCGGCACGGTCGG GTTTAAAATTGCCAAGGTGATTGTGGTGGGCGACTTGGCGGTGGGCAAAACCTGCCTGATTAACAG GTTTTGCAAGGACGCTTTTGACAAGAACTACAAGGCCACCATCGGCGTGGATTTTGAGATGGAGCGCTTCGAGGTGCTCGGCGTCCCTTTTAGCCTGCAGCT GTGGGATACGGCCGGTCAGGAGAGGTTCAAGTGCATCGCCTCCACCTACTACAGGGCAGCGCAGG TGGTGATTATCGTGTTTGACGTGACCGACATCGCGTCTTTGGATCACACCAG GCAGTGGCTGGAAGACGCCCTGAGAGAGAACGACCCCACGGCAGTTCAACTCTTTCTG TCTCCGGCTCAGTACTCGCAGATTGAGCGAGACGCCCTCCAGGTGGCGCGGGAGATGCGAGCCGAGTATTGGGCGCTGTCGTCGCTCACAG GGGAGAACGTGAAGGAGTTCTTCTTCCGGGTGGCGTCGCTAGCGTTTGAAAACAACGTCCTGGCCGAGCTGGAGAAGAGCGGGACCAGGCAAATAGGCAACATCGTCA AAATCCAGAGCGCCGGCGGCCAGCCGTCCAAGAAGAGGAAGCAGCCGGCCTGCTGTCAGTGA